The following proteins are co-located in the Phragmites australis chromosome 10, lpPhrAust1.1, whole genome shotgun sequence genome:
- the LOC133930495 gene encoding uncharacterized protein At1g66480-like, with protein sequence MGNSIGARRKGAKVMQLDGTSFRVKPPAFAGTVLRDHPGFQLLESEEVKLLGVRARPLGHDAQLRPGRLYFLVALPRPAVPPRRAWSGALHVGARERLESLMLTRRSTSDLSFPTSASASATAPASPLSTASEGGPVQLRMRLPKAQVEKLMSESRDGAEAAARIMQLCAANAGSGAATPERGILRTPERSPRFVPMPDWGAGTFAQTPERRPRFAATPEWGTGFMMPAGAGTAPRTPERWPTLPRTPEYASPDVKASRKEKRTRFLAPPEEIIA encoded by the exons ATGGGCAACAGCATCGGCGCCCGGCGCAAGGGCGCCAAGGTGATGCAGCTAGACGGCACGTCGTTCCGGGTTAAGCCACCGGCGTTCGCGGGCACGGTGCTGCGCGACCACCCGGGGTTCCAGCTCCtcgagtccgaggaggtcaagCTGCTCGGCGTGCGCGCCCGTCCGCTCGGGCACGACGCGCAGCTCCGGCCCGGCCGGCTCTACTTCCTCGTCGCGCTTCCGCGTCCCGCCGTGCCGCCGCGTCGCGCGTGGTCCGGCGCGCTGCACGTCGGCGCGCGCGAGCGGCTCGAGTCGCTCATGCTCACTCGCCGGTCCACCTCCGACCTCTCCTTCCcgacctccgcctccgcctccgccacgGCGCCGGCGTCCCCGCTCTCTACCGCCTCCGAGGGCGGGCCCGTTCAGCTCAGGATGCGCCTGCCAAAGGCGCAGGTCGAGAAGCTCATGAGCGAGAGCCGGGACGGCGCCGAGGCAGCCGCCAGGATCATGCAGCTCTGCGCCGCCAACGCCGGGAGCGGCGCGGCCACGCCGGAGAGAGGGATATTGCGGACGCCGGAGCGGAGCCCGCGGTTCGTGCCCATGCCGGACTGGGGCGCCGGCACGTTTGCGCAGACGCCGGAGCGGAGGCCGAGGTTCGCGGCGACGCCCGAGTGGGGGACCGGGTTCATGATGCCGGCGGGCGCTGGGACGGCGCCAAGGAcgccggagaggtggcctacGCTGCCCCGCACGCCGGAGTACGCGTCGCCGGACGTCAAGGCCAGCCGGAAGGAG AAGCGAACGCGGTTCCTGGCGCCGCCCGAGGAGATAATCGCGTGA